In one Sphingobacterium daejeonense genomic region, the following are encoded:
- a CDS encoding FAD-dependent oxidoreductase — MPGQAQFHPIKYNQGTRRGVYRERGRGRRELPIPFPRGIRRGGTSPYQPGGGPGKTCRFCDPPHLPGSVCSTSPAAPYRSYVIAFSLKGNSYPSTLGYDLYDSYHYYRTHEIDGKKMVIAGGEDHKTGHTGDAGACLSRLEDHCRQQFDVDRVEYAWSSQYFEPADGLPSIGVLPPSEGRVFVATGFRGNGMTFGTLSSAIITDLINEGSSRYEALFNPRRFRPTAGFTTFIKENATVLKDMIGDKIGMERIRSLAEIAAGEAKVIRHEGRSYAVFAEQDGELHVLRSTCPHAKCEVRWNNAELSWDCPCHGSRFNVNGQILTGPTTTGLERIE, encoded by the coding sequence ATACCGGGCCAGGCGCAGTTCCATCCAATCAAATATAATCAGGGCACTCGCCGAGGTGTTTATAGAGAACGGGGGCGCGGTCGTCGAGAACTGCCTATTCCATTCCCACGAGGAATCCGAAGAGGGGGTACTTCTCCATACCAGCCTGGGGGAGGTCCGGGCAAAACATGCCGTTTTTGCGACCCACCACACCTCCCGGGATCAGTCTGCTCCACTTCACCAGCCGCTCCCTACAGGAGCTACGTGATTGCCTTTTCGCTGAAGGGAAACAGCTACCCGAGCACGCTCGGCTATGATCTCTACGATTCGTACCATTATTACCGGACGCACGAGATCGATGGCAAGAAGATGGTCATAGCGGGCGGGGAGGACCACAAGACGGGTCACACGGGCGACGCAGGGGCATGCCTCTCGCGGCTTGAGGACCACTGCAGGCAGCAGTTCGACGTCGATAGGGTCGAATATGCCTGGTCGAGCCAGTATTTCGAACCGGCCGATGGGCTCCCCTCCATCGGGGTACTGCCTCCCAGCGAGGGCAGGGTCTTCGTGGCCACGGGGTTTAGGGGGAACGGCATGACCTTCGGGACCCTTTCTTCTGCAATTATCACCGATCTGATCAATGAGGGTTCCAGTCGGTACGAAGCTCTTTTCAATCCCAGGAGATTCCGGCCAACCGCGGGATTTACCACCTTCATCAAGGAGAATGCGACCGTGCTCAAGGACATGATAGGAGATAAGATCGGAATGGAGCGGATACGTTCATTGGCAGAGATTGCTGCAGGCGAGGCAAAGGTAATAAGGCATGAGGGCCGATCCTATGCAGTTTTTGCAGAGCAGGATGGGGAGCTGCACGTCTTAAGGAGCACCTGTCCGCACGCAAAGTGCGAGGTTCGCTGGAACAATGCCGAACTGTCCTGGGACTGTCCGTGCCATGGCTCCCGGTTCAACGTTAACGGGCAGATCCTGACCGGGCCGACTACCACTGGCTTGGAACGGATAGAATGA
- a CDS encoding FAD-dependent oxidoreductase yields the protein MFRDGARKSMWQAEIKRYGTVFSEDLKYDVVIIGGGITGISTAHRLQLSGLNCLLLEANNLGFGTTGAPPPSQ from the coding sequence ATGTTCAGAGACGGAGCACGCAAGAGCATGTGGCAAGCTGAGATCAAGAGGTACGGCACCGTATTCAGCGAAGACCTAAAGTACGATGTTGTCATCATCGGGGGAGGGATCACGGGTATTTCGACAGCCCATAGGCTGCAGCTATCGGGGCTGAACTGCCTGCTGCTGGAAGCTAACAACCTGGGTTTTGGCACCACCGGGGCACCACCGCCATCTCAATGA